Part of the Bacillus cabrialesii genome is shown below.
CTCCGGAGCCAGTCTTTGCTTTTATGCTTGATGTAAGAATTTCACACAAACCGGGAAAGGGACAGAAACCGTTGATGGAAGCACTGTCAATCGGCCGGTTTCTTTGTCTCTTTCAAACAGGACAAGGTTGCCTGTTTCTTCATTTGAAGCAACCAGGAACGCTTCTGTTGGATCAAATACAAAGTCACGAGGCCAGTTTCCTTCAGTCGAAACTCTTTCCACGAAAGCCAGCTCGCCTGAATATTGATTCACTTCAAATACAGCGATACTGTCATGGCCGCGATTGGCGACGTAAACAAAACGGCCGTCCTGTGTGACATGAATGGCGCTTCCCTGGCTGTTATCTATGAAATCTTCAGGAATGGCAGAAACGACCTGGATTTCTCTGAATTCGCCGGCTGTCGGATTGTATTCAAGCGCAATCACTTCATTGCTTAATTCTGTCATCACGTAAGCGTATTTTTCTTTCGGGTGAAAAGCGATATGGCGAGGGCCTGCGCCGGGAGCGAAGGAATGGCTTCCGGAATCAGTCAATACGCCGTCTTTCATTTTATAGGTGTACAGCTTATCGGTCCCTAAGTCAATCGCTACAACATAATTGTGTTCAGGTGTGAACCCCGCGTAGTGTGTATGCGGTCTTTCCTGTCTTTCGTGCGGCCCTTTTCCTGTGTGAGCCGCTTCAGAAGCAGGTGACTGCAGGCTTCCGTCTTCCTGAACCGGAAAAGCGTGTACTTTCCCGCTGTGATAATTGGCAGTCAATACGAATTGATTTTGATCATCAACGCTTACGTGGCATGGTGATGGGCCATCAATTAACTGATGATTCAGAAATGTTAATTCGCCGCTGGTTTTATCGATTTGATAGGCGGCAACTCCGCCTTGGCCATCTGCTTTTTCAATGGAATAAAGAATGGTGTTGTCTTTATTCGGCGTCACATATGTGGGGTTGCCCAGCTTAGCGGCAAGCTTTGGCTCGGTGAGTGTTTTTTTCTCGGTATCAAGCTCAAATGAATAGATCCCTTCGCTTCCGCCTTTTGTATATGTTCCGACATATCCTATGTACTTTGTCATGCGATTTCCCCCTTAAAATGATGTCACCTCTATATTAACGTATCTTGATAAAATAAGCTGTTCAAAACATGAAAAAGGGGAATATTCTTCATTCACCGCGAATCAGCGGCATCGTACAGCACCTAAAGGAGCCGCCAGATTTAATAATTTCCGACAGGTCGATTTC
Proteins encoded:
- the pgl gene encoding 6-phosphogluconolactonase, translated to MTKYIGYVGTYTKGGSEGIYSFELDTEKKTLTEPKLAAKLGNPTYVTPNKDNTILYSIEKADGQGGVAAYQIDKTSGELTFLNHQLIDGPSPCHVSVDDQNQFVLTANYHSGKVHAFPVQEDGSLQSPASEAAHTGKGPHERQERPHTHYAGFTPEHNYVVAIDLGTDKLYTYKMKDGVLTDSGSHSFAPGAGPRHIAFHPKEKYAYVMTELSNEVIALEYNPTAGEFREIQVVSAIPEDFIDNSQGSAIHVTQDGRFVYVANRGHDSIAVFEVNQYSGELAFVERVSTEGNWPRDFVFDPTEAFLVASNEETGNLVLFERDKETGRLTVLPSTVSVPFPVCVKFLHQA